The window TGTTGCGCCAATAAATAAATAACTGCCATTCTTACGGCAACTCCGTTTTCAACTTGATTTAATATGATTGATTGGTCAGAATCTGCAACGTCACTTGTAATTTCTACACCACGGTTTATTGGTCCTGGATGCATTATTACAATTTTCTTGCCAAGGTTGTCTAATATTTCTTGGTTAATTCCAAACAGCTGCGTGTATTCTCTGGTAGAAGGGAAGTAGTTAATTGCCATTCGTTCGTTTTGTACACGTAATACATTGGCAACATCACACCATTCTAATGCTTTTTTAAGATTGGTTTCAACTTCTACACCTAAACTTGTAATGTGTTTAGGAATTAACGTTGTTGGTCCACAAACTTTAACTTTTGCACCTTGTAATTGCAACGCAAAAATATTTGATAATGCTACACGAGAATGTAAAACATCACCAACAATTACTATTTTCTTTCCTTTTACAGAACCTAGTTTTTCTCTTATTGAATACGAATCTAATAAAGCTTGGGTTGGATGTTCGTGTGTTCCGTCTCCAGCATTTATAATTTTTGCGTCTACATGTTTAGATAAAAAGACTCCTGCACCAACATTAGGATGTCGCATAACAACAATATCTACTTTCATAGCAAGTATGTTGTTAACGGTATCAATTAAAGTTTCTCCTTTTTTTACGGAAGACTGACTTGCTGAAAAGTTAATTACATCTGCCGATAAACGTTTTTCTGCCAATTCAAAAGATAATTTTGTTCTTGTTGAATTTTCAAAAAATAAGTTGGCAATGGTAATATCTCTAAGTGAAGGTACTTTTTTAATGGGTCTATTGATAACTGCTTTAAAATGATCGGCAGTTTTAAAAATGAGATCAATATCTTGTTTGTTAAGATATTTTATTCCAAGTAAATGTTCTGTGCTTAAACTCATTTTATTGTTTTTTCACTAAATAAACAGCGTCTTTTTTGTGCTCTTCTTGCCAATTTACAACTACTTTTTCTTCGTTTATGGCATCAACTTGTCTTCCTCTGTAATTAGGCTGAATTGGTAAATGACGACTAAAACGCCTGTCAATTAAAACTAAAAGCTCTATGTTTTCTGGTCTTCCGTAAGATTGTATTGCAGTTAATGCAGATCGTACACTTCTTCCAGAATACAAAACATCATCTATAATTACCACTTTTTTACCTTCAATTAAAAAGTCTATTTGTGTGCTTTCTGCTTCTAAAGGTTCGTCTCTTCTTCTAAAATCGTCTCTGTAAAATGTAATATCCAATAAACCTAGTTGTAGGTTTTTAATTTGATAGTCTTCTTCTAACAATTTAGCCAATCTTTTTGCTAAAAAGCTTCCACGTGGTTGTAAACCAATTAATACAGTATCAGAAAAATTATTGTGATTTTCGATTAGCTGACATGCCAATCGATGCAGAATGATATCAATTTCTTTAGAAGTAAGTAGTGTTTTTCTGCTCATATAAGCTATCAGTTTAGGCTAATAGTTCTAAATAACAAAGTTAAGATTTAAAGTTTAAAGCGCAAAGGGTTATGTTGGAAAGTTGAATAGTTGGAAGTGAGAAGCAGGAAGTTGGAAGGTTTGTCATTCCTGCGAAGGCAGGAATCTATACTTGCGCTTGTTTGGATTCCTGCCTACGCAGGAATGACAGATGTTCGCAAACAAGTTTAGCCGCGATTGAAGCGGCATCCTTTTTACTGTAAAAATAAATAAGCGTAATTGCGAGGAACGAAGCAATCTGTTTCTAATTATGAGATTGCCACAGTTTACAAAAAAGTAAACTTCGCAATAATAGCAGTAAAAAGATACAGCGGAAAGCGGGAAATAGCTACTAAAAACCTAATAAGGTTGCTTTATCTTAAGAATGATGTATCTTTGCAGACTTTTAGAAAACACTAGAAATTATGACCGAATTTATTAGAAAAATAATTCCGAATGCAAAAGATGATGTTTTAGCAGGAATTACGGTTTCGTTAGCTATGATTCCAGAAGTTGTGGCGTTTGCGTTTGTAGCGCAAATTGATCCGTTAATGGCGCTTTCTGGAGCTTTTATTATTGGTTTAATTACCGCAATTTTTGGTGGAAGACCTGGTTTAATTTCAGGAGCAGCCGGAGCTGTAGCGGTTATTTTTGTTAGCATGATTGCTGATGGACATACAAAAGGAATGTTGTTTGATGCGCCTATAGAAAACATGGGTTTTTTCTATCTAATGGCGTGTGTGGTGTTAATGGGAATTATTCAAATTTTTGCAGGTGTTTTTAAACTAGGACGTTTTGTGCGATTAATTCCGCATTCTGTAATGATGGGATTTGTTAACGGTTTATCGATTGTGATTTTTATTGCGCAGGTTAAGATGTTCTCTCATAAGTCATTACAAGTTTCTAAAGAAGGTGTAAAGGAGTATGTAAGTACGTATATGCAAGGTTCTGAATTGTATATTATGATTGGTTTGGTTTTACTAACTATGGCAATTATTTGGGGTTTACCAAAAATCACTAAAAAATTACCTGCTGCATTAACAGCTATTTTAGCTACAAGCCTTATTGTTATTGGTTTTAATATGGATGTTTCTACGGTTGGTTCTTATATTATTGAAGGTGGAGGAACGGGTTTAAAAGGCGAATTTCCTACACCAAATATGGATTTATGGAAAAACTTACCTTTTAATTTAGATACGTTAAAGTTTATTGCTTTACCTGCATTTTTAGCGGCTTCGGTTGGTTTAATTGAATCGTTAATGACCATGAACCTTGTTGATGAATTAACAGATACAAGAGGAAATGGAAATAGAGAATGTGTTGCACAAGGAGCTGGAAATATTGTTTCTGGTTTGTTTGGTGGAACTGGAGGTTGTGGAATGATTGGACAAACGGTTATTAATGTAAATGCTGGCGGACGTGGGCGTTTGTCGGGAATAATGATGGCAGTTACTTTATTGTCTTTTATCTTATTTGCTGATAAATTAATTGAAATGGTGCCAATTGCAGCTTTAGTTGGGGTAATGTTTATGATGGTTATCGAAACGTTTGCATGGTCTAGTTTTAGGATTTTTAAGAAAATACCAATGTCGGACGCTATTGTATTGGTTACAGTTTCTTTAGTAACAGTATTTGTAGATTTAGCAGTTGCAGTTTTTGTTGGTGTTATTATTTCTGCCTTAGTTTTTGCTTGGGAAAGTGCTAAGAAAATTAGAGCTAGAAAACGTATTAAAGAAGACGGAACCAAAGTATACGAAATTTGGGGACCTTTATTCTTTGGAAGTATTCAAGCGTTTAATGATAAATTTGATGCTAAAAACGATCCTAAAAGCATAGAAATTGATTTTGTTGAAGCACGTGTTTCTGATCATTCTGCAATAGAAGCAATTTTTAATCTGGTTGAAAAATACCAAGGAGAAGGAAAAACAATAAAATTAAAACACTTAAGCGAAGATTGTAAAGTGTTGTTATATAAAGCGAGCGATAAATTTCACGATGTAATTGTGGAAGATGTAGACGATCCTCGTTATCATTTAGCGGCAAACCCAGAGGATTTTCCGAAGCCTTTAGGTGAATATAATTTTTAGATTTAAAAATAAAATATATAGAAAAAGCAAACTGAAAAGTTTGCTTTTTTTGTGCGTTATTTTAACAAATCATCAACAAACGAGTTTGTCCGTTTTTTTCTTTTGGCGCTCTATGAAGACAAGGAAGCACTTTACTTTCTGGATGATCAACTGCTAATTTCCACAGATTACCAAGACCTAAATTAATAGGAACTGCATCTGGTTTTGCTTGGTAGTGTAAGTCAAAGAAATACTCCGTTAAAAAAGATTCAAATCCGTCTTTGTTTCCATCGTACAATTCTTTGAGTTTATTGCGTATTTCTGGAATGAGTATTTTTTGTGTTGCTTGTGCGTTTGGTACAATATCGCTTGATTCTCCATGATACGTACATAAAAAAGTATCAGTTGGTATTGGAGAGCGATCTACATGAAAAGAATACACATCAGTTGAAAAAAACGAAAGTGTATCATCTCTCTCATAACATTTTATTAGATTCAGCACCGGAGATGCTCCATGATTTTTTAAAACCTCCATATCATTTAAAAGAATTTCGCGTGCTAATTTTCCTTGTTCGCTTAATTGAATTTCTCTGAGTTCTTCAAGGTTAATTTCTCTTATATCTTCATTTAAAGTTAGCTTTTTAACTATTTCAGAAAAATCTCCAACTAATTTACGAGACCAACAAATTGCATTAGTCTCTCCTTGAAAAGGAGTAGCAATAAGGTCTTTAAAATTAGAAACGTTTTTAATTTGATTCTCAAGTATCATAATAGTTTATAACTTTAAGGCTGAATTAAGTTTTGGGTAAATGAAGTGTGTTTGAAGTTGGTGAGTTGAACAACGTTATTTGCTGTATAGTTTTTCAATCTTTGAGTAATTTCCGTTCACAAAATATTCAAGATATTTTATTGAATCTTCAAGATTTAATGACTAAAAGTCATCAACAACCATTCTTTCTTTTTCTCCTAATAAACCAAATAAAATTTTCATTTTTTTTGGTCTATTGTACCATAAAAGAGAATTTTAATTTTTTGTTTTTATCATAAGTAGCTGTCAAACAAAAGCTTATTCCGTTTTTAATATTTGTAAATTCCAAAGAAGGACTATATTGTACGTTCTCCTGATTTAAGCTATCTGAAAACTCTAATTTCTCAATCCAAGAATGGTTTTTAGCAATTTACAAAACTATTTTTTCCGAAATTGGGTCATTTCTATATTCAATATCTTCTTTTTCAGGATGAAAAACTGAGTATTTAAAAGATGTTTTTTATTTACAATTAATTAATTCAGATTTATTTTAGGTAAAAGTTTTTATAATTTTTCAATTATTTTATTTATTAACTCAGTTGTTGAATCATAATTTGTTTCATTTTCTTTAGCTAATTCTATGGCTTCTTTAGCTTTCTTTAAAGCTTCTGTATACTTTCCTGTTTTAAACAATAATGCCGCATGAGTATCTATATTATGATAATTTCTATCTAATTCAATTGAACGAATAATCCATTTTATAGCCTCTTCTAATTTGGTTATCGAATTTTCAGATTCATAATAACTCCAAGCTAAACTATTTAAATCTTTTGTACTGTTCCAGATAAATTTTACGTCATCTATGCGGCCTGTTTCAATAAATCTATAAGGATACACTTTAAAATTTATTAGCGCATCATTTATTTTTCCGTTTTCCAAGTATAGTATTAGTGGAGCTGAAGATACATTGAAAACATTATCAAATCCTTTTTTGTCACTTCCAATATTACCGTGAAAATTCAAAGATTTGTTCCATTTCAAATGATAACCTTTGTCTAGTGCTTCAGCTAAACTGTTTTTACTATCAACGTTTATTGTAATAATATTCATCATTGATGTATCACATTCATTGTAACGTTTTATCAATTCTATGCAAGGTGGGCACCATTTACCACTCCAAGTTATAACTAATGTTGGTAAATCTTCATCAATATTGTATTCAGAATATATTTCATTAAAAGATAATGTTTTATTGTTTTTTAAATTGGTTATTTTAACATCAATTTGACTAAATGCAATGTTTGTCAGAGTTAAAAAAAGTATAAGGAGTGTTAATTGTTTTTTCATTTGGTTGTTAGTTTTAGTATTATCAATGTATAGAAGTATTCATTTTTTTTAAAGTGTTTAAAATTAAGCACTAGCGAATTTACCAAAAATAAATTTAGAAGCAAGCCAAATTATCTCCCAACATAAACCCAACCTGTTATAGTTTCTGTTTTTCCATCGTTAAAAACTAAGGTGTAATAATATGTGGCAGAAGGCACATTTTCTGTTGAGTTTAATAATTTCCCTCGCCAAAGCGGTTTGTTGTTATTTCCTTCAAAAACTAATTTTCCATAACGGTTATAAATAAATATTTGATAATCGGTATAAATGTTTTGCAAACCTGTAATTTCAAATTGGTCGTTTAAACCATCTTCATTTGCTGAGAAGATATTAAAAATTGTTGGAGGACAATTTGTAGTCTGAATTTCAAAAGAATTGACAACATAACAATTGGTGTTAACATCTTGTGTTTTTACAAAAATTGTTTGCGGATTGCTGTTGTTTGTGTAATCAATAATCGGATTTATGGCATTGGTTTCTGCCAATAAATCTTCTTCCGAAGGATAAAAAGTAAACTCAATTTCTGGCGGATAATTTTCTTCTAAAAATTGTAATGTTTCAGAGAAATTAAAATTTCCTTTTTCAAAACCCAGATTGCAGGTTTCTAAGTTTTGTAATTCAATTGTATTTGGAGGTTCTGGATAAGAGATTTCTATGGAATCTGAATTATTATCATCATTAATTTCTAAGACTGCGTTTTCTTCATCTACAATAATTGTTAGGGTAAAATCAGGCAGTAAATCTGTAGGAATTGTTACAATTGTTTCAAAAGATTCAAATTCATCAATTAAAATGTCTTCTGTAGTTTGCAATGTTTCTAAAAGTGTTGAATTTGCATAGATCTTTATGGATGTGTTTGCGGGTAATAATTCGGTGCTATTTTCATTTTTAACAGTAAAATTTAGTTGTGCAATTTTGGCTGAACAGTCTAACGGAGTTACGTTATCAATAGTTACTGTTGCATCAGGCAATTGACTGTTTAGTTTTGTGACAACGGTATTTATCATTACAAAATCTTGCCCAGAAGTTAGTTGAACTGTTGCGCTTGTATCACCTGCGGAAATGTTGTTTTGAATATCATAAAAATCCATGTCCATATTGTACAAATCGGATTCGCCTGTAAAACTGTTTGTTCCGTTGAAAGCATTGTTTCCTGGATTTAATGGCGGATTGGAAATTAAATTTCCATTTACAAAAAGCGATTCATTTACGCTTAAACCCCGATCGCCTTCCCAAGCGAGAAAACCAATTTTTGCACCAACATTATCAATAACATTTAAGTTATCTAAAGTGATGTTTAATTCATCTGGAACGTGCTGTAAACCGTCATAAACATTAATCTGATTCAGTTCTAAATCGTCATTTTTATAAATCACTAAAATAGACCAACCTGCAAAGTTGGTTGCATTTGGGCAATAATCTGCAATTACATCGCTAACATCTAATTCCGATAAGGTGTAATTACCGTTTCCTGTTTGTAAAACGTGTTCTGTTACATCAGCAAAAGCGCTAAAAAAGTTGAGGTTTCTGGTTTCTAAAGTATCTCTAAAAATACGAGTAGCGTTTACAATACTATCGTTTAGTTTTACTTGAAAATCGCCACCTCCAGAACCTGCCCAATATAAATAAGCTGATTTAATTTCGTCTTCTGGTAGTAAAGTAAGTTCTGCGCTGGATGAAGTGTTTATTTGACAAATTGAAGAGAATCCGTTTTCTTGCAAATTCATGGTGTTGCCGAACATTGTAAAATCTAATCGGCCACCAAATTGACTGAATAATTGAACATCTTGCGCGTTAATTTTTATCCAACTAAAAAGTGTGATAAAAATTAAAAGTTTTCTCATTTTGTTTTTATTCCTGTTGAATAAAAATACAAATTATTGTCAATTTAAAGGCTAATACGCTCTAATTTCATCGCAGTTACTTTTGCTTCTATAAAATTTTAAAAGTAGTTTGTCATTTCGATAGAACGAGGAACGAGAGATGAGAAATCTTGTAATAATAATGAGATTCCTCTTCGTGCCTCATTCGGAATGACAAATTATTTTACTTTAAAGATAGGTAAACGTAAATGTGCTTTTTCGTAATGTTGCGTTTGTTTGTAAATCCAATACAATTGAGATTGAGGGTTTTTAGCAAAATTTTCATCAGTTGTTTTTTTCTCTTCAAACTGTTTTTTTATTGAAGGGTTTTTAGCTAAAAAATCTTCAGCAACATCTTCAAAAACATAAGAAGAAAACCCTTCTTTTTGTTGTAAGATAGTGTCGAAAAAGTTCCAATTGAAAAACGAATCTGTAGCTACTGCTTCTAATGTTTCTAACAAATAGCGAACTCCATTTTGGTTTGTAGGAATATACAAGTCGCCTTTCTTAAAAGTAATACTTTCTTCGGAAGTTTTTACGGTTGTATTATAATGTAAATAATGACCTTCGTAGGCTTGTTTTCTTGTTTCGTAGTTGTCAATATGATTTACTTCAACCAGCAAAGTTGTGTCGTTTTTAAAGCGAGTAAACTCAATTTTATTAGTAGTTAGTCTATCAATAATGTTGTTCCAACCTTGGTGTAAAATATAGGCTTTTGGAATTGTAACTTCTTTAGTTGCTACAAAGTTGTTGTAATAGTTTACTTCCTTTTCAAACGGTTTAGATTTATCGTAAAACAATCTTTTTCCTGTAGTAACTTTACTTTCAATGTAAGTTCCTTCGTATCCTTTAAAACTGAATTGCGTTGGGTTTTCTCCATCAATTTTGTAGGTAATTGGATAAGTTTTATTTTTCAGAATTTCTGCAATTGCATTTGCCCGTAATTCTTTAATTTCTGTAGATTTTTCTTCAGAAAAATTAAGCGCAGAAAGCATCAATTCATAGGTTTGCTCAACTCTGATTTTATAGGGTTTTAACATGTGCGTTTCCACCATTAAACCAAAAGTATTAAACAAAGTTGTGTAACCTGTTGAGTATCTTGGTGAATCGAAAAATTGAGACCAACCTTTGTCTGGTGTTGAGCCCCAAACATTAACATATGGAGTAATATCAATATTTTTGGTTGCTAAAGATTGCTCTAAACTAGGACGCATTTCTTGCTCTAAAAACGAACCTAATTTCCCGCCTAATTTGTTGTGTTGCGTAAATAAATGGGTAATTGCATATTGATAATCTGCGCCATTACTAACATGATTGTCAATAAAAACATCAGGATTTACTGCATGAAAAATTTCTGCAAATGCTTTTGCATTTTCAGTGTCTTGTTTTATAAAGTCTCTGTTTAAGTCAAAATTTCTGGCATTTCCTCTAAAACCGTACTCTTTTGGTCCATTTTGATTGGCTCTTGTGTGTGAATTTCTGTTCAAAGAACCGCCAATATTATAGACAGGAATTACACAAACAAGTGAGTTTTTATATACTTTTTTCAAAGAATCATTTTGAACGATATCTCTAAGTAATAACATAGAAGCGTCAATTCCGTCAGATTCTCCAGGATGAATTCCGTTATTGATTAAAATTCTGTTTTTAGACGAATTTTTAATGTCTTCTAAATTTGTTTTTCCATCAGCATTAAAAACTACTAAATGTAACGGGTTTCCAGAATCGGTTTTACCCATTTCAAATAAAGAAATGTTAGTATAATTTTCAGATAATGCTTTGTAATATGAAATTACTTCTTTGTATTCTGGAGTTTCAGTTCCGTTAGATTTTTCGAATAACGTTGTAAAATCTTGTGTTGTCTTTTTATCCTCAGCACAAGAGAATATTAAAATTGAAAGTGAAAAGAGTAGTAGTTTTTTCATAGTTTTAAACTCTAACAGTACTTGGTACTAATTTGGTGTAATCTCCATTATTTCTAATAACATCTCTTACAATTGAAGAGGAGATATAAGATGTTCTTGCCGCTGTAAGTAAAAACACAGTTTCAATTGGTGCTAAATCTCTATTGGTGTGAGCAATTGCTTTTTCAAACTCAAAATCCCCTGGATTTCTAAGTCCACGGAGAATGAATTCAACATCGTTTTTTTGACAAAAATCTACCGTTAAACCTTCATAAGTAACTACTTTTATTTTAGGCTCGTCTTTAAAAGATTCTTCTATAAATCGCTTTCGTTCTTCAAGAGAAAACATGTATTTTTTATCGTGGTTTACACCGATAGCGATAATTAATTCGTCAAATAATTTTACACCACGTTCAATAATATCATAGTGTCCTAGAGTAATTGGATCAAAAGACCCTGGAAATATTGCTCTTTTCATAATTAGTTGTTTAAAGCCATTTCTATGGCATTAGAGAATAACTTTTGTAAAGAAATTCCTGCTTCATTAGCTTGTTGTGGTAAAATGCTTTCTTCTGTTAAACCTGGAACGGTATTCATTTCTAAAAAATGAGGAATCCCTTTTACCAATATAT of the Tenacibaculum todarodis genome contains:
- a CDS encoding aspartate carbamoyltransferase catalytic subunit, translated to MSLSTEHLLGIKYLNKQDIDLIFKTADHFKAVINRPIKKVPSLRDITIANLFFENSTRTKLSFELAEKRLSADVINFSASQSSVKKGETLIDTVNNILAMKVDIVVMRHPNVGAGVFLSKHVDAKIINAGDGTHEHPTQALLDSYSIREKLGSVKGKKIVIVGDVLHSRVALSNIFALQLQGAKVKVCGPTTLIPKHITSLGVEVETNLKKALEWCDVANVLRVQNERMAINYFPSTREYTQLFGINQEILDNLGKKIVIMHPGPINRGVEITSDVADSDQSIILNQVENGVAVRMAVIYLLAQQIKR
- a CDS encoding M14 family metallopeptidase yields the protein MKKLLLFSLSILIFSCAEDKKTTQDFTTLFEKSNGTETPEYKEVISYYKALSENYTNISLFEMGKTDSGNPLHLVVFNADGKTNLEDIKNSSKNRILINNGIHPGESDGIDASMLLLRDIVQNDSLKKVYKNSLVCVIPVYNIGGSLNRNSHTRANQNGPKEYGFRGNARNFDLNRDFIKQDTENAKAFAEIFHAVNPDVFIDNHVSNGADYQYAITHLFTQHNKLGGKLGSFLEQEMRPSLEQSLATKNIDITPYVNVWGSTPDKGWSQFFDSPRYSTGYTTLFNTFGLMVETHMLKPYKIRVEQTYELMLSALNFSEEKSTEIKELRANAIAEILKNKTYPITYKIDGENPTQFSFKGYEGTYIESKVTTGKRLFYDKSKPFEKEVNYYNNFVATKEVTIPKAYILHQGWNNIIDRLTTNKIEFTRFKNDTTLLVEVNHIDNYETRKQAYEGHYLHYNTTVKTSEESITFKKGDLYIPTNQNGVRYLLETLEAVATDSFFNWNFFDTILQQKEGFSSYVFEDVAEDFLAKNPSIKKQFEEKKTTDENFAKNPQSQLYWIYKQTQHYEKAHLRLPIFKVK
- a CDS encoding gliding motility-associated C-terminal domain-containing protein translates to MRKLLIFITLFSWIKINAQDVQLFSQFGGRLDFTMFGNTMNLQENGFSSICQINTSSSAELTLLPEDEIKSAYLYWAGSGGGDFQVKLNDSIVNATRIFRDTLETRNLNFFSAFADVTEHVLQTGNGNYTLSELDVSDVIADYCPNATNFAGWSILVIYKNDDLELNQINVYDGLQHVPDELNITLDNLNVIDNVGAKIGFLAWEGDRGLSVNESLFVNGNLISNPPLNPGNNAFNGTNSFTGESDLYNMDMDFYDIQNNISAGDTSATVQLTSGQDFVMINTVVTKLNSQLPDATVTIDNVTPLDCSAKIAQLNFTVKNENSTELLPANTSIKIYANSTLLETLQTTEDILIDEFESFETIVTIPTDLLPDFTLTIIVDEENAVLEINDDNNSDSIEISYPEPPNTIELQNLETCNLGFEKGNFNFSETLQFLEENYPPEIEFTFYPSEEDLLAETNAINPIIDYTNNSNPQTIFVKTQDVNTNCYVVNSFEIQTTNCPPTIFNIFSANEDGLNDQFEITGLQNIYTDYQIFIYNRYGKLVFEGNNNKPLWRGKLLNSTENVPSATYYYTLVFNDGKTETITGWVYVGR
- the coaD gene encoding pantetheine-phosphate adenylyltransferase; the encoded protein is MKRAIFPGSFDPITLGHYDIIERGVKLFDELIIAIGVNHDKKYMFSLEERKRFIEESFKDEPKIKVVTYEGLTVDFCQKNDVEFILRGLRNPGDFEFEKAIAHTNRDLAPIETVFLLTAARTSYISSSIVRDVIRNNGDYTKLVPSTVRV
- a CDS encoding SulP family inorganic anion transporter, whose protein sequence is MTEFIRKIIPNAKDDVLAGITVSLAMIPEVVAFAFVAQIDPLMALSGAFIIGLITAIFGGRPGLISGAAGAVAVIFVSMIADGHTKGMLFDAPIENMGFFYLMACVVLMGIIQIFAGVFKLGRFVRLIPHSVMMGFVNGLSIVIFIAQVKMFSHKSLQVSKEGVKEYVSTYMQGSELYIMIGLVLLTMAIIWGLPKITKKLPAALTAILATSLIVIGFNMDVSTVGSYIIEGGGTGLKGEFPTPNMDLWKNLPFNLDTLKFIALPAFLAASVGLIESLMTMNLVDELTDTRGNGNRECVAQGAGNIVSGLFGGTGGCGMIGQTVINVNAGGRGRLSGIMMAVTLLSFILFADKLIEMVPIAALVGVMFMMVIETFAWSSFRIFKKIPMSDAIVLVTVSLVTVFVDLAVAVFVGVIISALVFAWESAKKIRARKRIKEDGTKVYEIWGPLFFGSIQAFNDKFDAKNDPKSIEIDFVEARVSDHSAIEAIFNLVEKYQGEGKTIKLKHLSEDCKVLLYKASDKFHDVIVEDVDDPRYHLAANPEDFPKPLGEYNF
- the pyrR gene encoding bifunctional pyr operon transcriptional regulator/uracil phosphoribosyltransferase PyrR; its protein translation is MSRKTLLTSKEIDIILHRLACQLIENHNNFSDTVLIGLQPRGSFLAKRLAKLLEEDYQIKNLQLGLLDITFYRDDFRRRDEPLEAESTQIDFLIEGKKVVIIDDVLYSGRSVRSALTAIQSYGRPENIELLVLIDRRFSRHLPIQPNYRGRQVDAINEEKVVVNWQEEHKKDAVYLVKKQ